A genome region from Tursiops truncatus isolate mTurTru1 chromosome 15, mTurTru1.mat.Y, whole genome shotgun sequence includes the following:
- the PFDN4 gene encoding prefoldin subunit 4 isoform X2 yields the protein MAATMKKAAAEDVNVTFEDQQKINKFARNTSRITELKEEIEVKKKQLQNLEDACEDIMLADDDCLMIPYQIGDVFISHSQEETQEMLEEAKAPDMQASRPWLTGPAAPWHVGSSRTGHEPVSPASAGGLSTTAPPGKPSARF from the exons ATGGCGGCCACCATGAAGAAGGCG GCTGCAGAAGATGTCAACGTTACTTTTGAAGATcaacaaaagataaacaaatttgcaCGGAATACAAGTAGAATCACAGagctgaaggaagaaatagaagtaaAAAAG AAACAACTCCAGAATTTAGAAGATGCTTGTGAGGATATCATGCTTGCAGACGACGACTGCTTAATGATACCTTATCAGATTGGTGATGTTTTCATTAGCCATTCTcaagaagaaacacaagaaatgttAGAAGAAGCAAAG gctccggacatgcaggcttcgcggccatggctcacgggcccagctgctccgtggcatgtgggatcttcccggactgggcacgaacccgtgtcccctgcatcggcaggcggactctcaaccactgcgccaccagggaagccctctgccagGTTTTGA
- the PFDN4 gene encoding prefoldin subunit 4 isoform X1 yields MGRGRSRPFIIITDPYSNLARARFSPTLQTEKLRAAAEDVNVTFEDQQKINKFARNTSRITELKEEIEVKKKQLQNLEDACEDIMLADDDCLMIPYQIGDVFISHSQEETQEMLEEAKKNLQEEIDALESRVESIQRVLADLKVQLYAKFGSNINLEADES; encoded by the exons ATGGGCCGGGGCAGAAGCCGTCCGTTTATTATTATCACGGATCCTTACAGCAATTTAGCAAGGGCACGTTTTTCCCCCACTTTACAGACGGAGAAACTTAGAGCG GCTGCAGAAGATGTCAACGTTACTTTTGAAGATcaacaaaagataaacaaatttgcaCGGAATACAAGTAGAATCACAGagctgaaggaagaaatagaagtaaAAAAG AAACAACTCCAGAATTTAGAAGATGCTTGTGAGGATATCATGCTTGCAGACGACGACTGCTTAATGATACCTTATCAGATTGGTGATGTTTTCATTAGCCATTCTcaagaagaaacacaagaaatgttAGAAGAAGCAAAG aaaaatttgCAAGAAGAAATTGATGCCTTAGAATCCAGAGTGGAATCAATTCAGCGGGTGTTAGCAGATTTGAAAGTTCAGTTATATGCaaaatttgggagtaacataaaCCTTGAAGCTGATGaaagttaa
- the PFDN4 gene encoding prefoldin subunit 4 isoform X3 — MAATMKKAAAEDVNVTFEDQQKINKFARNTSRITELKEEIEVKKKQLQNLEDACEDIMLADDDCLMIPYQIGDVFISHSQEETQEMLEEAKKNLQEEIDALESRVESIQRVLADLKVQLYAKFGSNINLEADES; from the exons ATGGCGGCCACCATGAAGAAGGCG GCTGCAGAAGATGTCAACGTTACTTTTGAAGATcaacaaaagataaacaaatttgcaCGGAATACAAGTAGAATCACAGagctgaaggaagaaatagaagtaaAAAAG AAACAACTCCAGAATTTAGAAGATGCTTGTGAGGATATCATGCTTGCAGACGACGACTGCTTAATGATACCTTATCAGATTGGTGATGTTTTCATTAGCCATTCTcaagaagaaacacaagaaatgttAGAAGAAGCAAAG aaaaatttgCAAGAAGAAATTGATGCCTTAGAATCCAGAGTGGAATCAATTCAGCGGGTGTTAGCAGATTTGAAAGTTCAGTTATATGCaaaatttgggagtaacataaaCCTTGAAGCTGATGaaagttaa